In Chitinispirillales bacterium, the genomic window CTTGTATTGGCAATATTATGTTCGGGAGATGTTTATGAAAAAAATAGCGCTACTATTGTTTCCGGCGGCGATAATTTTTGCACAAACCGATATGCGTTATCAGGAAAATTTAATTATAGGCTATTCCGACAGCGCCGACTATGTAATAGTAAAAGGCGATAACTTGTGGAATTTGGCAAAAAAATATTACGGCAGCGGATTTGAATGGCGTTACATTTGGGAACGCAACGAATACATCAAAGATCCGCATTGGATTTATCCGGGGAAACTATTATTTATTCCGGGAATAAGTTCAATAAAAAACGTTGAAAAATCAAGCGAAATATCCCTTTACGGCTCTTCAAAAACATTTACTCAACTTCGCGACCAAACGAGAAAATATCCTTCTGAAAAACAATTTTATTTAGTGGAAAAATATATGTATTATTTTTCGCTTGAAGCGCTTCGACAGGCGCCTTTCGTTTACGATAAAAAACACGATAAAGACGGCGGAGATATTGATATTTTTGATTATGGCGAAGTTGCAAACAATAAACGTCCGATATTGGCTCAAAATCAAAACGTTCTTATCAGAATGGAAACAGAAATTTCAAACAACGCCGATTATTTCAAAATCGGCGCACATGTGGATTTTTACTCTATACGTAACGATTTAATGTGCAAAAACGGAATTGTTTCGGAACCGGTTGCGACCGGCGTTATAAAATATGTCGATAACGATTACACGACCGTTTATATTGAAAAACTTTGGGGAGTTTTAAGAGATGGCGCTAAAATCGCTCCCACGCGTAAATACAAACCGATAGGCGAATACCTCACATACAAAAATCTTGACGATTCTCTCGAAGTACAGGTGATTGCAAGAATGAATCCGGATATTTCGCTTAAACCTTCCGAATTTTTATTTATCGACAAAGGAACGCATAGCGGTATAAATATCGGCGACCATATAACCTTTTATCAGCAGGCGCGTAAAGGAGCCAAGAAAAAATATGCGGATGAACCTGCGGCGGAAGGTTTGGTCGTAGCGGTAGAAAAAAACACCGCAACCGTCAGAACGACAAACGTTTGGGAACTTTCCTTATCAAATTCGCTTATCGGAATGCGAAACGGAAAGATTGTTGCAAAATAATAGACGCTATTTTTGATTTTTTTATTTAAATGTTGACAAAAGACGATTCTTTTGTATATAAAAAATAGGTTTCATTAAAAAGGAGTAACCTTATGATTATGAGAAAGTATCTTGGCGTAATGGTCGTATGCGTTGCGGTGTCGGCGTTTGCGGGTAATGACAAACGCGTGTACGTAGGCGCTCGCGCAGGATTCGGCATAGGTATGAGCAGTCCCGGAGAAGAATTAAAAGACATGATTACCGATGATGAATCCGCTTTCAAAAGCGGCGGTAATTCTTTTGACATCGCTCCTTTCGTAAGTTTGCAGTTGGCGAACGCGTTTGCGATACAAACCGAATTGCTATTTACGCAATACGGGCATGGCGGATTCAAAATGAAAAAAGACAGCGAATATTCCTACTACGAAGTTTACAAAAAAGGAGATTATGTGGTGTCAAGCAGACCTGCGATGGTTATCCCAATTTTGCCGAAACTGACGCTTGCCGAAGGAAAATTCTGTATTTTTGCAGGCCCTCATTTCTCTGTGAATATGGGAGATTTCAAGGCTAA contains:
- a CDS encoding LysM peptidoglycan-binding domain-containing protein; translation: MKKIALLLFPAAIIFAQTDMRYQENLIIGYSDSADYVIVKGDNLWNLAKKYYGSGFEWRYIWERNEYIKDPHWIYPGKLLFIPGISSIKNVEKSSEISLYGSSKTFTQLRDQTRKYPSEKQFYLVEKYMYYFSLEALRQAPFVYDKKHDKDGGDIDIFDYGEVANNKRPILAQNQNVLIRMETEISNNADYFKIGAHVDFYSIRNDLMCKNGIVSEPVATGVIKYVDNDYTTVYIEKLWGVLRDGAKIAPTRKYKPIGEYLTYKNLDDSLEVQVIARMNPDISLKPSEFLFIDKGTHSGINIGDHITFYQQARKGAKKKYADEPAAEGLVVAVEKNTATVRTTNVWELSLSNSLIGMRNGKIVAK
- a CDS encoding PorT family protein; this encodes MRKYLGVMVVCVAVSAFAGNDKRVYVGARAGFGIGMSSPGEELKDMITDDESAFKSGGNSFDIAPFVSLQLANAFAIQTELLFTQYGHGGFKMKKDSEYSYYEVYKKGDYVVSSRPAMVIPILPKLTLAEGKFCIFAGPHFSVNMGDFKAKAKINGNKTSVKMTKDETKELSEDMKNPVGLTAGVSFGFDAGPGNLFFDARYLTDLGKYRDKNDKDGKYGVRRAKLGLSVGYAFGLGSR